Proteins encoded in a region of the Elaeis guineensis isolate ETL-2024a chromosome 7, EG11, whole genome shotgun sequence genome:
- the LOC105048967 gene encoding uncharacterized protein — protein sequence MSGLFNGQILVEKLGKLNSSQQSIETLSHWCIFHRNNARQVVETWDRQFRCAPRDQRVSFLYLANDILQNSRRRGLEFINEFWRVLPGALNDVFENGGEFGRNTVLRLVDIWEERKVFGSRGQILKVELLGRNQEGRNRNGKGISYKLKPPSAELLEKLISGYGHVYDMDEDALFGKCQTAISFVEKVEKDFNSGNINESATAADLQLQHGILKECIEQLKAAESSRATLLSHLREALHDQELKIEKVHNELQAVQSRYEQADNIYQQLLSHNIRRSPPEQTPRESSSPFFDAPPGFVPQSSVGDGDKAPSTPVRYSQEGPLANNDSSHTEEHRKTAAASVAAKLAASTSSAQMLSYVLSSLASEGVISQTVKEYPSDNKRPKLENDVPSYMPPPQSQTQSQTQPPPPPFPHPDMLHQPPPPPSPLPSMSQPIPSVQPPLPPTSLPLVPPLPTTTQLMQAAAGPMTAVPFSYGSAPLPLPGYPVVGMPPYSSVPNPYHGFQASDAVGGLFSQPPLPTAPPPMTRQ from the exons CTTTATCACATTGGTGTATATTCCATAGAAATAATGCAAGGCAAGTTGTGGAAACATGGGATCGGCAATTTCGTTGTGCTCCAAGAGATCAGCGAGTATCATTTCTATATCTTGCCAATGATATTTTGCAGAACAGTAGGCGAAGGGGTTTAGAGTTCATTAATGAATTCTGGAGGGTTCTTCCTGGTGCACTTAATGATGTATTTGAGAATGGGGGAGAGTTTGGAAGAAACACTGTACTGAGACTG GTTGACATATGGGAAGAACGTAAAGTCTTTGGTTCTCGTGGACAAATTCTTAAGGTAGAGCTTTTGGGAAGGAATCAAGAGGGTAGAAATAGAAATGGAAAGGGCATCAGTTACAAGTTG AAGCCGCCTAGTGCAGAACTACTGGAGAAGCTCATTTCAGGTTATGGCCATGTTTATGATATGGATGAAGATGCTTTATTTGGAAAATGCCAGACTGCAATTAGCTTTGTTGAGAAAGTGGAAAAGGACTTCAACTCAG GTAATATCAATGAATCTGCAACTGCGGCGGACTTGCAGCTGCAGCATGGCATACTAaaagaatgtatagaacaacTGAAAGCTGCTGAATCATCTAGAGCCACTCTTTTATCCCATTTAAGAGAGGCACTCCATGACCAG GAGTTGAAGATTGAAAaagtccataatgaacttcag GCTGTGCAATCACGATATGAACAAGCTGACAACATCTACCAGCAGCTACTCAGCCACAACATCAGACGGTCGCCCCCTGAGCAGACACCAAGGGAGTCATCATCGCCCTTCTTCGATGCCCCTCCTGGTTTTGTCCCGCAGTCCAGTGTTGGTGACGGAGACAAAGCACCATCAACCCCAGTCAGGTACAGCCAGGAGGGACCTCTCGCTAATAATGATTCTTCTCATACAGAAGAGCACCGGAAAACAGCTGCTGCTTCAGTGGCAGCAAAGCTTGCAGCATCCACCTCGTCTGCCCAGATGCTCAGCTACGTCCTCTCCTCCCTGGCTTCGGAGGGCGTCATCAGCCAGACTGTGAAAGAGTACCCTTCTGACAACAAGAGGCCTAAACTAGAGAATGATGTGCCTTCTTACATGCCACCACCTCAGTCTCAGACCCAGTCTCAGACTCAGCCACCCCCTCCACCATTCCCACATCCTGATATGCTGCATCAGCCGCCACCACCACCATCACCGTTACCGTCCATGAGTCAACCAATCCCCAGTGTTCAGCCACCACTACCACCAACTTCATTGCCACTTGTACCTCCACTACCAACCACCACACAGCTTATGCAAGCTGCTGCTGGACCTATGACTGCGGTGCCCTTCAGTTACGGCTCAGCCCCGCTGCCTCTGCCTGGCTACCCGGTGGTTGGCATGCCTCCTTACTCGAGCGTGCCAAATCCCTACCATGGTTTCCAGGCTTCAGATGCTGTTGGTGGTCTCTTTAGCCAACCACCATTGCCAACAGCACCACCACCAATGACTCGGCAATGA